In the genome of Hymenobacter taeanensis, one region contains:
- the kbl gene encoding glycine C-acetyltransferase, with protein sequence MYATLQPDLEQQLQEIKEAGLYKKERIITSPQGAEIETTEAGEVLNFCANNYLGLSSHPEVVKAAKEAIDTHGYGMSSVRFICGTQDIHKELEAKLAEFLGTEDTILYAAAFDANGGVFEPLFSEQDAIISDALNHASIIDGVRLCKAQRYRYAHNDMADLEKQLQDAQAKGTRHRIIVTDGSFSMDGTIAQLDKICDLADKYQALVMIDECHSMGFLGKTGRGTHEYRNVLGRVDIITGTLGKALGGAMGGFTSGRKEIIDMLRQRSRPYLFSNTLAPAIVGASLRVLELLTESTELRDRLEENTKYFREKMTAAGFDIKPGEHPIVPVMLYDAKLAQEFAAKMLDKGIYVVGFYYPVVPKGQARIRVQLSAAHTREHLDKAINAFIEVGRELGTLKDRSAQQPEAGQVVINTP encoded by the coding sequence ATGTACGCCACCCTCCAGCCCGATCTTGAGCAGCAGCTCCAGGAAATTAAGGAAGCCGGTCTTTATAAAAAGGAGCGCATCATTACCTCGCCCCAGGGCGCGGAAATTGAAACCACCGAGGCCGGTGAGGTGCTGAACTTCTGCGCCAACAACTACCTAGGCCTCTCCTCGCACCCCGAGGTGGTAAAAGCTGCCAAAGAAGCCATTGATACTCACGGTTATGGCATGTCGTCGGTGCGCTTCATCTGCGGCACCCAGGATATTCACAAAGAGCTGGAAGCTAAGCTGGCCGAGTTCCTAGGCACCGAGGATACTATTCTGTACGCGGCAGCCTTCGACGCCAACGGCGGCGTGTTTGAGCCCTTGTTCAGTGAGCAGGACGCTATTATTAGTGATGCGCTTAACCACGCTTCCATCATTGATGGCGTGCGCCTCTGCAAAGCCCAGCGCTACCGCTACGCCCACAACGACATGGCCGATCTGGAAAAGCAGCTCCAGGATGCCCAGGCCAAAGGCACACGCCACCGCATCATCGTCACCGATGGCTCGTTTTCCATGGACGGCACCATCGCGCAGCTTGACAAAATCTGTGACCTGGCCGATAAGTACCAAGCTTTGGTAATGATTGATGAGTGCCACTCCATGGGCTTCCTGGGCAAGACCGGCCGCGGTACCCACGAGTACCGCAACGTACTGGGCCGGGTGGATATCATCACCGGCACGCTGGGCAAAGCCCTGGGCGGCGCTATGGGTGGTTTCACCTCGGGCCGCAAGGAAATCATTGACATGCTGCGTCAGCGCAGCCGCCCGTATCTGTTCTCCAACACGCTGGCCCCGGCCATTGTGGGCGCCAGCCTGCGGGTGCTGGAGCTGCTCACGGAAAGTACCGAGCTGCGCGACCGGTTGGAGGAAAATACTAAGTACTTCCGCGAGAAAATGACCGCCGCCGGCTTCGACATCAAGCCCGGTGAGCACCCCATTGTGCCGGTAATGCTCTACGATGCCAAGCTGGCCCAGGAGTTTGCCGCCAAAATGCTCGACAAAGGCATCTATGTAGTAGGGTTCTACTACCCCGTGGTGCCCAAAGGCCAGGCCCGCATCCGGGTGCAGCTCTCCGCCGCCCACACCCGCGAGCACCTCGACAAGGCCATCAACGCCTTTATCGAAGTAGGCCGCGAGCTAGGCACGCTCAAAGACCGCAGCGCCCAACAGCCCGAAGCTGGCCAGGTGGTAATAAACACCCCATGA
- a CDS encoding alpha/beta hydrolase, giving the protein MSFFRSALLGGWLMLAAMMQAHAGSGAAPVEQSALYGTEEVTFPNAIDKLQLAGTLTVPQGTGPFPAVVLISDMGAQNRDGNVRGFQPLRLLAEHLSEQGIAVLRFDDRGVGKSEGDNNATTTLDRVKDVQAAMLYLRTRPEISAARVGLIGHGEGGNVGLLAAAQPMSPAYVVTLAASGQLGRELLTQQQAAQRMLSSADTSQTLGKRRLLAQQALEQQVASMRASGANAAQVETALAKYQLNQKTEAQNALAKALAREHAMLEIVRQNPDNAQVQAILANMMRQDNDQLDPGQARALAARRTTAWYRNYLNFDPQQYLSNVKCPVLLLQGLDDEEVAPANLTLLEKGLKANHAVTVQKFEGVNHLFQAPEAHWPVVENTPQPIFSYIALSTIREWVRQR; this is encoded by the coding sequence ATGTCGTTTTTTCGTTCTGCTTTGCTGGGCGGCTGGCTGATGCTGGCTGCCATGATGCAGGCTCACGCTGGATCTGGGGCCGCGCCAGTAGAACAGAGTGCCCTATATGGCACCGAGGAAGTAACTTTTCCGAATGCAATTGATAAGCTGCAGCTGGCTGGTACGCTAACCGTTCCGCAAGGTACCGGCCCATTCCCCGCAGTTGTACTTATCTCTGATATGGGTGCACAGAACCGCGACGGTAACGTGCGCGGTTTTCAGCCACTGCGGCTACTGGCTGAGCACTTAAGTGAGCAGGGCATTGCGGTGCTGCGGTTTGATGACCGGGGCGTAGGGAAGTCAGAGGGCGACAATAATGCCACTACTACCCTCGACCGCGTGAAGGATGTGCAAGCTGCTATGCTTTACCTTCGTACACGGCCCGAAATCTCCGCCGCGCGCGTTGGCCTGATTGGCCATGGTGAAGGGGGCAACGTGGGCCTGCTGGCCGCGGCCCAGCCAATGTCTCCGGCATACGTAGTAACGCTGGCGGCCTCAGGGCAGCTAGGGCGTGAGCTCCTGACGCAGCAGCAGGCCGCTCAGCGTATGCTTTCCTCCGCTGATACATCTCAAACCCTGGGGAAACGCCGCCTGCTGGCTCAGCAGGCGCTTGAGCAGCAAGTAGCTAGTATGCGGGCCTCGGGTGCCAATGCCGCTCAGGTAGAAACTGCTCTGGCTAAGTACCAGCTAAACCAAAAAACGGAAGCCCAGAATGCCTTGGCTAAAGCCTTAGCGCGCGAGCATGCCATGTTGGAAATTGTGCGCCAGAACCCCGATAACGCCCAGGTGCAGGCTATTTTAGCTAATATGATGCGCCAGGATAATGACCAGCTCGATCCAGGGCAGGCCCGGGCCCTGGCCGCCCGCCGGACCACTGCCTGGTACCGCAACTATCTGAACTTCGATCCGCAGCAGTACCTGAGCAATGTAAAATGCCCCGTGCTCTTGCTGCAGGGTCTCGACGATGAAGAGGTAGCTCCTGCCAACCTCACGCTGCTAGAGAAAGGGCTGAAAGCCAACCACGCAGTTACGGTGCAGAAGTTTGAAGGCGTAAACCACTTGTTTCAGGCGCCCGAAGCACACTGGCCCGTAGTGGAAAACACGCCTCAACCCATTTTTTCCTACATCGCGCTGTCTACTATCCGCGAGTGGGTGCGGCAGCGGTAA
- a CDS encoding fasciclin domain-containing protein: protein MKHAFSLVLIGLALSSTVVTSCTPEEVTPSIANIAVAGQEFSVLEDAAIRGGVAITLTNKAKSGAEYTVFAPTNAAFARLGLNSALDLLTLQKSFLTTTLLYHTAAGRLEGSTLKVGSSTASLAGPSRRIIGRNGKLYVNGSLILAQDVKAANGMVHPIDKVLLATGVDIVQSALALKNGQVFIKPELTFLVEALVYCNLTEALTAKPGSPAFTVFAPTDAAFKDLGRKLGVALEQPSDIRKLPQATVTAVLLNHVASNGGTFTPEFEDNTSLKTLGGEVKLGAFAGGVVPVQGQGNTTPAAMVIPDVQCTNGVVHVIDQVLLP, encoded by the coding sequence ATGAAACACGCCTTCTCGTTAGTGCTTATTGGTTTGGCCTTAAGCTCCACAGTAGTCACCAGCTGCACTCCTGAGGAAGTAACTCCTTCTATTGCCAATATTGCCGTAGCTGGTCAAGAGTTTAGCGTGCTGGAAGATGCTGCTATTCGTGGGGGCGTGGCCATTACCCTCACCAATAAAGCCAAGAGCGGAGCCGAATACACGGTTTTTGCGCCTACTAACGCCGCCTTCGCCCGCCTGGGCCTGAATAGCGCCTTAGATCTGCTGACGCTACAAAAGTCCTTCCTCACTACTACCCTCCTGTATCACACGGCCGCTGGCCGCCTAGAAGGCAGCACCCTCAAAGTTGGGAGCAGCACTGCTTCGCTGGCCGGGCCTAGCCGCCGCATCATTGGCCGCAACGGCAAGCTGTATGTGAACGGCTCCCTCATTTTGGCTCAAGACGTGAAAGCCGCTAACGGAATGGTACATCCCATTGATAAAGTGCTGTTAGCTACCGGAGTAGATATAGTACAATCGGCGCTGGCGCTCAAGAACGGTCAGGTATTTATAAAACCCGAACTAACTTTTCTGGTAGAAGCCCTAGTGTACTGCAACCTCACTGAGGCCCTTACTGCCAAGCCCGGCAGCCCTGCCTTCACAGTGTTTGCGCCCACCGATGCAGCGTTCAAAGACCTGGGCCGTAAGCTTGGAGTAGCCCTTGAGCAGCCCAGTGATATTCGTAAGCTGCCCCAGGCTACTGTTACGGCAGTGCTGCTAAACCACGTGGCCAGCAACGGCGGCACCTTCACCCCCGAGTTTGAGGACAACACCAGCCTAAAGACATTGGGGGGAGAAGTAAAGCTAGGGGCTTTTGCTGGGGGAGTAGTACCGGTGCAAGGCCAGGGCAACACCACGCCTGCAGCCATGGTTATTCCCGACGTGCAATGCACCAACGGGGTAGTGCACGTTATAGACCAGGTGTTGCTGCCCTAG
- a CDS encoding patatin-like phospholipase family protein has translation MPDLPPIRCLLGLWLLLYLPAAGYGQAPAPIYRNLVMEGGGIRGIAYGGALAELEKQGVLTGLRRVGGTSAGAIQAALLAVGYSPQEIVEVVNHTPIQRLNDGRLMFFWGGTRLVKQYGWYRGNELARYLNQLAARKTQRPNLTLGQLHTLAQQEPSRYRDLYTTGTNLTTQRTQIFSYETHPDLRVADAVRISMSIPLYFRAVLLDSQGHIVQRPAKGQAVEVLVDGGLLANYPIWLFDEARYVPVGSVATEAPATGPLFNPETLGLRLDRPAQLALDTLPNGRQQLAPYQVRDFGSYVGALYTVAIENLNPTQPRDWERTVSISTRGFNPKIKRLSDTQKQDLMDSGREGVQAFFRRE, from the coding sequence ATGCCCGATCTGCCCCCGATCCGTTGCCTGCTAGGCCTGTGGCTGCTCCTGTACCTGCCCGCTGCTGGGTATGGGCAGGCACCCGCGCCCATCTACCGGAACCTGGTGATGGAGGGTGGCGGCATCCGGGGTATAGCCTACGGCGGGGCGCTGGCCGAGCTGGAGAAACAGGGGGTGCTCACTGGCCTACGCCGCGTGGGCGGCACCTCGGCCGGCGCTATTCAGGCGGCGCTGCTGGCGGTAGGATACTCTCCCCAGGAAATAGTGGAGGTAGTTAATCACACCCCTATTCAGCGGCTGAATGATGGGCGCCTGATGTTTTTTTGGGGCGGCACCCGCCTTGTGAAGCAATACGGCTGGTACCGCGGCAACGAGCTGGCCCGCTACCTCAACCAGCTGGCAGCCCGCAAAACGCAGCGCCCCAATCTTACGCTAGGCCAGTTGCATACTCTCGCTCAACAGGAGCCCTCCCGCTACCGTGACCTGTATACCACTGGCACCAACCTCACCACTCAACGCACCCAGATTTTCAGCTACGAAACTCATCCCGACCTGCGCGTAGCCGATGCCGTGCGCATCAGCATGAGCATTCCGCTATACTTTCGGGCCGTTTTGCTCGATAGCCAGGGCCACATTGTGCAGCGCCCCGCGAAAGGGCAGGCCGTAGAGGTGCTGGTTGACGGAGGCCTGTTGGCTAACTACCCCATCTGGCTGTTTGATGAGGCGCGGTACGTACCAGTTGGGAGTGTAGCCACAGAAGCACCCGCCACCGGCCCGCTCTTTAACCCCGAAACACTGGGCCTGCGCCTCGACCGGCCCGCTCAGCTCGCTCTCGATACCTTGCCCAACGGCCGTCAGCAACTCGCGCCTTACCAGGTCCGCGACTTTGGCTCGTATGTGGGAGCTCTCTACACGGTAGCCATTGAGAACCTCAACCCTACCCAACCCCGCGACTGGGAGCGGACCGTCAGTATCAGTACCCGCGGCTTTAATCCCAAGATCAAGCGCTTATCCGATACCCAGAAGCAAGACTTGATGGACAGCGGCCGGGAAGGGGTGCAGGCGTTTTTCAGAAGGGAGTAA
- a CDS encoding NAD-dependent epimerase/dehydratase family protein, which translates to MQSTPSDTILVIGAGGQLGLELTHELRQIYGASNVVAADVRAPQNADAQEAGPFELLDVLDKPRLEEVMRQYKPKQVYHLAALLSATAEKNPKFGWQLNMDGLFHVLDAAVDLGVQQVYWPSSIAVFGPDTPRENTPQLTVMNPNTVYGISKLAGEQWCEWYFRKHGLDVRSLRYPGLIGYKSLPGGGTTDYAVDIYHKAVAGQAYECFLEQDTYLPMMYMPDALKATLDLMHAPADNIQVRSSYNLGAMSFSPEEITRSIQRHYPDFRVTYQPDSRQQIANSWPASIDDSKARQDWGWQPQFTLDKMTDDMLLHLKEAIVLS; encoded by the coding sequence ATGCAATCCACCCCCAGCGACACCATTCTGGTAATCGGAGCCGGCGGCCAACTTGGCCTGGAACTTACCCATGAGCTTCGCCAGATCTATGGCGCCTCCAACGTAGTAGCCGCCGACGTGCGGGCGCCTCAAAACGCCGACGCCCAGGAAGCTGGCCCGTTTGAGCTGCTGGACGTACTGGATAAGCCTCGGCTGGAGGAAGTGATGCGCCAGTACAAGCCCAAGCAAGTGTACCACCTGGCGGCGCTGCTCTCGGCCACGGCCGAGAAGAACCCCAAGTTTGGGTGGCAGCTGAACATGGACGGCCTGTTTCATGTGCTGGATGCGGCCGTGGATCTGGGTGTGCAGCAGGTGTACTGGCCGAGCAGCATTGCCGTGTTCGGCCCCGATACGCCCCGCGAGAATACGCCTCAGCTCACCGTCATGAACCCGAATACGGTGTATGGCATCAGCAAGCTGGCCGGTGAGCAGTGGTGCGAGTGGTATTTCCGCAAGCACGGCTTGGATGTGCGCAGCCTGCGCTACCCTGGCCTTATCGGCTACAAGAGCCTGCCCGGCGGCGGCACCACCGACTACGCCGTAGATATCTATCACAAGGCCGTGGCCGGACAGGCCTACGAGTGCTTCCTGGAGCAGGACACCTACTTGCCCATGATGTACATGCCCGATGCCCTGAAAGCCACCCTGGACCTAATGCACGCCCCCGCCGACAACATTCAGGTGCGCAGCAGTTACAACCTGGGCGCCATGAGCTTCTCGCCGGAAGAAATTACGCGCAGCATCCAGCGCCACTACCCCGATTTCCGGGTTACGTATCAGCCTGACTCGCGCCAGCAGATTGCCAACTCCTGGCCCGCCAGCATTGACGACTCCAAGGCTCGCCAGGACTGGGGCTGGCAGCCACAGTTCACCTTGGATAAGATGACCGACGACATGCTGCTGCACTTGAAAGAGGCTATAGTGTTGAGTTAA
- a CDS encoding DUF3891 family protein, whose product MIVNHTPAGWQIIYQQAHGLLATQLAWHWQPFGESDKWVGLLAAIAQHDDEQPEWTGHYGLTPAGAPANFTMKEFSLEQATGVMHAARFQGRWRSLLTSLHLSTLYESLRGQNKQTDAFLDEQQAKQKQWLKELHLSRKEAQRYYDLLHWCDRLSLILCRQELPEMGRSLEIYTGSDKQRYDVVVPEAGGAATVQPWPFREPHFTVSVEASVLSQLQFKDDNELAASLRAAPIELLTWEFKK is encoded by the coding sequence ATGATCGTCAATCATACCCCCGCCGGCTGGCAGATTATCTACCAACAAGCGCACGGCCTGCTGGCCACGCAACTAGCCTGGCACTGGCAGCCCTTCGGTGAGTCAGATAAGTGGGTAGGCCTGCTGGCCGCCATTGCCCAGCACGACGATGAGCAGCCCGAGTGGACGGGCCACTACGGCCTCACGCCGGCAGGAGCCCCAGCTAACTTCACCATGAAGGAATTCTCGCTGGAGCAGGCCACCGGCGTAATGCACGCGGCGCGCTTCCAGGGGCGGTGGCGCAGTTTGCTCACCAGCCTGCACCTGAGTACGCTCTACGAAAGCCTGCGCGGCCAAAACAAGCAGACCGATGCTTTCTTGGATGAGCAGCAAGCCAAGCAAAAACAGTGGCTGAAAGAGCTCCACCTGTCGCGCAAGGAAGCCCAGCGCTACTACGACCTACTGCACTGGTGCGACCGGCTCAGTCTGATTCTGTGCCGGCAGGAGCTGCCTGAAATGGGGCGCAGCCTAGAAATTTACACCGGCTCAGACAAGCAGCGCTATGATGTGGTAGTGCCAGAAGCCGGCGGGGCCGCTACCGTACAGCCCTGGCCCTTCCGGGAGCCCCACTTCACTGTGAGCGTAGAAGCTTCCGTGCTAAGCCAGCTGCAATTCAAGGACGACAACGAGCTGGCCGCTTCCTTGCGCGCAGCTCCCATTGAGCTACTAACCTGGGAGTTTAAAAAATAA
- a CDS encoding YihY/virulence factor BrkB family protein, translating to MPAHYRLSDVLGILKTTASEFMVNNSFRHAAALSYYTIFSLPPLLIIVITTASAIYGTEAVTGQIYGQMRGFLGPDSSKFLQDSIAEFTKQQKSGLASVIGIGTLIFAATTFFVTLQESINDIWNLKVKPRNGIWLFIRDRLLSFGLILSVALLLLISFVISALLSVFTDQLQQWFPEIAVIFIHIVDFVLSLFITSLLFALIYRFLPDAIIRWRDVGVGAVITALLFLVGKYLIAFYIAKSDPGSAFGAAGSAIVLLLWVNYSSLIIFFGAEFTQEFADTFGQKVQPKAHAVRIETREVPEGESKEEISTGRPRSEGRWRV from the coding sequence ATGCCCGCGCACTACCGCTTATCCGACGTCCTTGGTATTTTGAAAACGACGGCCAGTGAGTTCATGGTGAATAACTCGTTTCGCCACGCGGCGGCCCTGTCTTACTACACCATCTTCTCGCTGCCGCCTCTGCTAATTATTGTTATCACCACGGCCAGTGCCATTTACGGCACTGAGGCAGTGACTGGCCAGATTTACGGCCAAATGCGCGGCTTCCTCGGTCCCGATTCTTCCAAGTTCCTGCAAGACTCTATTGCCGAGTTTACCAAGCAGCAGAAATCGGGCTTAGCTTCCGTCATCGGGATAGGCACACTCATATTTGCCGCCACCACGTTCTTCGTAACGCTGCAGGAGAGTATCAACGATATCTGGAACCTGAAGGTGAAGCCGCGCAATGGTATCTGGCTGTTCATCCGCGACCGGCTCCTTTCTTTTGGTTTGATTCTGAGCGTGGCCTTGCTGCTGCTTATTTCCTTTGTAATCAGTGCCCTACTGAGCGTATTCACGGATCAGCTACAACAGTGGTTCCCGGAAATAGCCGTGATTTTCATTCATATTGTTGACTTCGTACTGTCGTTGTTCATTACCTCTCTGTTGTTTGCTCTCATCTACCGCTTCCTGCCTGATGCCATCATCCGGTGGCGCGATGTAGGGGTTGGAGCGGTGATTACGGCTTTACTCTTTTTAGTAGGCAAGTATCTGATTGCCTTTTACATTGCTAAATCCGACCCTGGCTCGGCGTTTGGTGCTGCTGGCTCGGCCATTGTACTGCTGCTGTGGGTTAACTACTCTTCGCTCATCATATTCTTCGGGGCTGAGTTCACTCAGGAGTTTGCCGATACCTTCGGGCAAAAAGTACAGCCCAAAGCCCACGCCGTTCGCATTGAAACCCGTGAGGTGCCGGAGGGCGAATCGAAGGAAGAAATCAGCACGGGCCGCCCCCGCTCCGAAGGGCGCTGGCGTGTGTAG
- the rlmN gene encoding 23S rRNA (adenine(2503)-C(2))-methyltransferase RlmN, with the protein MIDLPVLTKRDIRKLTPDELKAFMVEHGEKPFRAKQVSEWLWKNTASSFEEMNNISLATRQLLDQYFTINGVKVQNQQLSNDGTIKSAFRLYDGNIVEGVLIPHDTRMTACISSQVGCSLTCKFCATGYMDRKRNLDAAEIYDQVVRIREQCEAQYGTPLTNIVYMGMGEPLLNYANVVESVRRITAPDGLNMAPRRITISTAGIAKMIKKLADDDVKANLALSLHAPNDAKRNEIMPINEANSLASLKEALKYYHQATGRKVTYEYIVFESFNDTLQDAEELYQISKWIPCKVNLIEYNPIENASYVNTADDKLTAFHKYLADRGVQTNIRRSRGKDIDAACGQLAVKEKAEVA; encoded by the coding sequence ATGATTGACTTGCCCGTACTCACCAAGCGCGACATCCGCAAACTCACTCCCGATGAGCTCAAAGCCTTTATGGTGGAGCACGGCGAAAAGCCGTTCCGGGCTAAGCAGGTGAGCGAGTGGCTATGGAAAAACACTGCCTCGTCGTTTGAGGAGATGAATAATATCTCCCTGGCTACCCGGCAGTTGCTTGATCAGTATTTCACCATCAATGGGGTGAAGGTGCAGAACCAGCAGCTCTCCAACGATGGTACCATCAAGTCGGCGTTTCGGCTCTATGATGGCAACATTGTGGAAGGCGTGCTCATTCCGCACGACACCCGCATGACGGCCTGCATCAGCTCGCAGGTGGGTTGCTCGCTTACGTGTAAGTTCTGCGCCACCGGCTACATGGACCGCAAGCGCAACCTCGATGCCGCCGAAATCTACGACCAGGTAGTGCGCATTCGGGAGCAGTGCGAGGCTCAGTACGGCACGCCGCTCACCAACATTGTGTACATGGGCATGGGCGAGCCGCTGCTCAACTACGCTAACGTAGTGGAAAGCGTGCGCCGCATCACGGCCCCCGATGGCCTGAATATGGCTCCGCGCCGTATCACCATCAGTACTGCCGGTATTGCCAAAATGATCAAGAAGCTGGCCGACGACGATGTGAAGGCCAATCTGGCCCTCTCGCTGCACGCCCCTAATGATGCCAAGCGCAACGAAATCATGCCCATCAACGAAGCCAACTCCCTGGCCTCGCTGAAGGAAGCCCTCAAATACTACCATCAGGCCACCGGCCGCAAGGTAACCTACGAGTACATCGTATTCGAGAGCTTCAACGACACGTTGCAGGATGCCGAGGAACTGTACCAGATTTCAAAGTGGATTCCCTGCAAGGTGAACCTCATCGAGTACAATCCCATCGAAAACGCCTCCTACGTCAATACTGCCGACGATAAGCTCACGGCCTTCCACAAGTACCTCGCCGACCGTGGCGTGCAGACCAACATCCGCCGCTCGCGGGGCAAGGATATTGACGCCGCCTGCGGGCAGCTAGCCGTGAAAGAGAAAGCAGAAGTGGCCTAG
- a CDS encoding thioesterase family protein, with the protein MARIKVQLPDTFLFTTQLPIRITDLNYGAHLGNDALLSLLHEARVQFLQFVGRPEVDRATGLGHIMADVAIEYKGEGFHGDVLHIQMAATDLHTFGFDIVYWVKNQDGREIARAKTGMLGFDYNTRKLLPLGEEATRRLRGE; encoded by the coding sequence ATGGCCCGCATTAAAGTACAGCTGCCAGATACGTTTCTCTTTACCACGCAGCTTCCCATCCGGATTACGGACCTCAACTATGGAGCGCATTTAGGCAACGACGCCCTGCTCAGTCTGCTCCACGAGGCTCGCGTACAGTTCCTGCAGTTTGTGGGCCGCCCCGAGGTTGACCGCGCCACGGGCCTAGGCCACATCATGGCCGATGTAGCCATTGAGTACAAGGGCGAAGGGTTTCACGGCGACGTGCTGCACATTCAGATGGCTGCCACCGACCTGCATACCTTTGGCTTCGACATTGTGTATTGGGTGAAAAACCAAGACGGCCGCGAAATTGCCCGCGCCAAAACCGGCATGCTCGGTTTCGACTACAATACGCGCAAGCTGTTGCCATTGGGCGAAGAGGCCACCCGCCGCCTGCGCGGCGAGTAG
- the mnmD gene encoding tRNA (5-methylaminomethyl-2-thiouridine)(34)-methyltransferase MnmD, which yields MSTPFLEVRTTADGSSTLYVPALDEHYHSTHGALQEARHVYLAAGLEPALTPAAEAPTPVWVLEIGFGTGLNALLTLERSLALPSSQVIFYDTIEKFPLPADVIGQLSTETYDEELLDYQQQLHAAAWNRPVVLTPQFVLLKLAGQLQETPLAENTYQVIYFDAFAPEKQPDMWTDEVFAQLYAATAPGGVLVSYCAKGSFRRSLKAAGWLVEKIPGPPGKREMTRARKEIVYA from the coding sequence ATGTCTACGCCCTTTCTCGAAGTACGTACTACCGCCGACGGCTCCAGCACACTTTACGTGCCGGCGCTCGATGAGCACTACCACTCCACCCACGGCGCGCTGCAAGAAGCCCGCCACGTGTACCTGGCTGCTGGCCTAGAGCCCGCGCTTACTCCGGCTGCGGAAGCCCCCACGCCAGTTTGGGTATTGGAAATTGGCTTTGGTACGGGCCTGAATGCGTTGCTTACCCTGGAGCGTAGCCTGGCACTGCCCAGCTCTCAGGTCATTTTTTACGATACCATCGAGAAGTTTCCCTTGCCCGCCGACGTCATCGGCCAGCTCAGCACCGAAACGTATGATGAAGAGCTCCTCGATTACCAGCAGCAACTTCATGCTGCCGCCTGGAACCGGCCAGTAGTCCTCACTCCGCAGTTTGTACTGCTCAAATTAGCCGGCCAGCTTCAGGAAACCCCACTGGCCGAAAACACCTATCAGGTTATCTACTTTGATGCCTTCGCACCCGAGAAGCAACCCGATATGTGGACCGATGAGGTTTTTGCCCAACTCTACGCCGCAACTGCGCCCGGTGGCGTGCTGGTGAGCTACTGCGCCAAAGGCAGCTTCCGCCGCAGCCTGAAAGCCGCCGGCTGGCTGGTAGAGAAAATCCCCGGCCCTCCCGGCAAGCGCGAAATGACGCGGGCGAGGAAGGAAATTGTATATGCTTAA
- a CDS encoding DUF2157 domain-containing protein, whose amino-acid sequence MSRKFLETDGPQWVQKGIITEQQREQLLALYPTDATAIGLLPLLGSLLVGLSALSLVAANWQGLPELVRLALLLGSLCGAYAAGEYFRRRGNTNLGMGLIALGLILFGASIVLTSQLYQLIGYDLTGLLAWAVAGMGLTWLYRSNLLFIMTVVIGGIVQGYNTGQLGAFSYLTAAFTALGLGYYWWRRPDALAGGVLAAGLLWQAALLINHLHIKITWFFVPAMLIYAFGDWQPDRPAGRAMQGPPLVAAFLFTLGLALFGESDMYTGQLRPPLLAYLGAMGGVLAVSLLGKRQRGRLSSATDWLLLLPGFYFTGGLPLAVATLVVLYAYSGSVLFRAHQEQNPDRVTLGTVLFIVTTAVAYFKLTWGFMDKSLFFLLGGILLLGLSWYLRRRATHTFAEKTPAKS is encoded by the coding sequence ATGAGTCGAAAATTCCTGGAAACCGACGGTCCTCAGTGGGTGCAGAAAGGCATCATCACGGAGCAGCAGCGGGAACAACTATTAGCCCTTTACCCTACCGATGCCACAGCCATAGGCTTGTTGCCCCTCTTGGGCAGCCTCTTGGTAGGCCTGAGCGCACTGAGTCTGGTGGCGGCTAACTGGCAGGGCTTGCCAGAACTGGTGCGCCTGGCCCTGCTGTTGGGCTCGTTGTGTGGCGCCTATGCAGCCGGGGAATACTTCCGGCGACGCGGCAACACCAACTTGGGCATGGGCCTGATTGCGCTGGGCCTGATTTTGTTCGGGGCCAGCATTGTGCTCACCAGCCAGCTCTACCAGCTCATTGGCTACGACCTCACGGGCCTACTAGCCTGGGCCGTGGCGGGCATGGGCCTTACGTGGCTCTACCGCAGCAACCTGCTGTTCATCATGACGGTGGTAATTGGGGGCATTGTGCAGGGCTACAACACCGGGCAACTGGGTGCCTTCAGCTACCTCACGGCTGCCTTCACGGCCCTAGGCCTCGGCTACTACTGGTGGCGCCGGCCCGACGCCCTGGCTGGCGGCGTGCTGGCAGCGGGGTTACTCTGGCAGGCGGCGTTGCTGATCAACCACTTGCACATCAAAATCACGTGGTTTTTTGTGCCCGCCATGCTCATTTACGCCTTCGGCGACTGGCAGCCCGACCGCCCCGCGGGCCGTGCTATGCAAGGGCCGCCCTTGGTAGCCGCATTTCTGTTTACGCTGGGGCTGGCCTTATTCGGCGAGTCTGATATGTATACTGGGCAGCTCCGGCCGCCGCTGCTGGCCTACCTTGGGGCTATGGGCGGGGTACTAGCCGTATCCTTGCTTGGTAAGCGGCAGCGCGGCCGCCTCAGCAGCGCTACCGATTGGCTGCTGCTCTTGCCAGGTTTTTACTTCACGGGTGGCCTACCGCTCGCCGTAGCCACCCTGGTGGTGCTGTACGCGTATTCGGGTTCGGTGCTGTTTCGGGCCCACCAAGAGCAAAACCCCGACCGGGTGACACTGGGCACGGTGCTGTTCATTGTTACCACGGCGGTGGCCTACTTCAAGCTCACGTGGGGCTTCATGGATAAGTCGTTGTTTTTCCTGTTGGGGGGTATTCTGCTATTAGGGTTGAGCTGGTACCTGCGGCGCCGGGCCACGCATACCTTCGCCGAAAAAACTCCCGCGAAATCATGA